The genomic region TTCGTCGTGTTCACTCCATAAAAACATGAATGCCGGCACAGTGATCATCACCAGGCCGCCGGGCTTGAGCCAGCGCAGATAATGCGAGAGCATTCCGCTGTCATCATCAACATGCTCGATGACGTCGAAAAATGTCAGCACGTCATAACGCTTATCCCGCCATTGCGCATCATCGGCGAGAAATACGTCTTCACAACCGCGCTGGCGGCACAAAGCAATGGCTTCCGGCTCACTATCGATGCCATAAACCCGGCCAAAGCGCGCCAGCATCGGCAACATCGCGCCGGTGCCGCAGCCGACATCGATCAAGCAGCGTTGGGCGCCGGAGTGATTCTGTGAGTCAAGCGGGAGAGCCGCGAGGTGTTTATCCAACAGGGCAGCGACGATTTGATTGCGGGCTTGAAACCACCAATGGCTTTCCTGGATTTCGTTAAAGAGGTGGTAATGGCTTTGTTCCATTTTATCCTTCGATCTCTACGATAAGCTGGATTTCGCGCAACACGCCGGCCACCCGAAAGCATTCCGGAAATTCGCCGTCAAACGCGATGGCTTTGCCGCGAGTATGCGCTTCGAACGCGATTTTTTCAGCACGCTTAGCGCCGCAGCCCAGCGCCTTTTGCAACTGCACAATGACTTCGTCGAAGGTGTGAATATCGTCGTTGAACAGGATCACTTTCCACGGCTCGCCGATGCGCGAGCCGATGTCATCGTCAACAATGGTTTCTTCGTCTGCGTAGGGCGTCGTTAGTCCCAGCCGGATGTCAAGAGCCGGCGCTGCGAACATCGTCTTGTCGATGTTTTGCCAGTTCAGCGCTTGCGACAGATATGCGGCAGGCAAACGTCGTGCGCCAACGGTAAAAAAGTCTATTGGATTTGCCATACAACTCATACGCTTCCAGCTTCTTGCATTAACGCCGCGATGATGCGCCGATTCGCGGTTGAAAAAGCATAATTTTTTAGATCCTTTGGGTGTACCCATTTCCATTGCTGGCAGGTTAACGCTTGCGGCTCGCCGCTGATATAGTCGCAGTGATACACGTGCAGCGTCACACGAAAATGCGAATAGCCATGCTTAACTTGCAAAAAATTTTTGCCCATCACCGTTTCGATCGCCAGGCCCTCGCGCAATCGCAACGGCAATGCTTGCGCATGAGTTTCACCCGGGTTGACCCCGCCGCCGGGAAATTCCCATAAACCGCCCAGCAAACCCTCCGGTTTGCGCTGGTCGATAAGCAGGAGATTGTTTTTTCTCACCAGGCCGACGACAATATCGTAATGCGGCAGCACCGGCTTGCGGCGCCGCGCCGGAAGTTGCGCCGGATCACGCAATTGGTTATAGGCACAACAATATTTTTTTGCGGGGCATTCGCTGCATTTGGGGCGCTTGGGGGTACATATTAAAGCTCCCAATTCCATCAGCGCCTGATTCCACACACGCGCGCGCCCCGGATACAAAAAGGCCTGCGCCAGCTCACGAAAGAGTTGCTTGGCGCGATGATCTTTGGGCGGAAGCGCAATGCGAAACAGGCGGCTGAGCACGCGTTCGACATTGCCATCGACGACGGCATGATCGCGATTGAACGCGATGCTGGCGACGGCTGCCGCGGTGTACGGACCAATACCGGGAATCTGCAGCAATGCCTCATAGTGCCGCGGCAGCCGGCCACGCAAGTTTTCGTGAACATACTTTGCCGCGCGGTGCAAAT from Cytophagia bacterium CHB2 harbors:
- a CDS encoding ATP-dependent Clp protease adaptor ClpS, which produces MFAAPALDIRLGLTTPYADEETIVDDDIGSRIGEPWKVILFNDDIHTFDEVIVQLQKALGCGAKRAEKIAFEAHTRGKAIAFDGEFPECFRVAGVLREIQLIVEIEG
- the mutY gene encoding A/G-specific adenine glycosylase, which produces MPRKNFNPGVYLNRIPRPRQRELQNKLLQWYHAAHRVLPWRKQRGSYAIWVSEVMLQQTQTAKVLEYYAPFLRRFPRVETLAAAPLDDVLKAWEGMGYYARARNLHRAAKYVHENLRGRLPRHYEALLQIPGIGPYTAAAVASIAFNRDHAVVDGNVERVLSRLFRIALPPKDHRAKQLFRELAQAFLYPGRARVWNQALMELGALICTPKRPKCSECPAKKYCCAYNQLRDPAQLPARRRKPVLPHYDIVVGLVRKNNLLLIDQRKPEGLLGGLWEFPGGGVNPGETHAQALPLRLREGLAIETVMGKNFLQVKHGYSHFRVTLHVYHCDYISGEPQALTCQQWKWVHPKDLKNYAFSTANRRIIAALMQEAGSV
- a CDS encoding class I SAM-dependent methyltransferase — encoded protein: MEQSHYHLFNEIQESHWWFQARNQIVAALLDKHLAALPLDSQNHSGAQRCLIDVGCGTGAMLPMLARFGRVYGIDSEPEAIALCRQRGCEDVFLADDAQWRDKRYDVLTFFDVIEHVDDDSGMLSHYLRWLKPGGLVMITVPAFMFLWSEHDEINHHRRRYTKKQLANLIAASGLQLDRISYYNSLLFPPIAFLRVLKKLVPTKARPPRSDFELSSPLINTALKTIFASERFWLRRCSFPAGLSLLCVARKPNG